The Cryptomeria japonica chromosome 9, Sugi_1.0, whole genome shotgun sequence DNA segment tcaaccatttccatcatggagaaagggttaggcttccctattaccttgcctgttcaatggatcatactataaaggatatctagaaggaccctaaaggtgatcatgccctccaccaggggcttatggtcctggtttataaaatgctaaaggggaagtgcattgaaaagcctattaaaggcaaaaatgctagaAATGAGAGTACGtcaagtaaggatagtggtttcaactttgtttcggagaccgagggagagtcagaagaaactagcaaaaaaaggaggattagggccaagaagaggaggattattgtggaatctaaaatgtcggattctgaaactgaatcccttgaggaaaaacttgttaaaaagaggaaagggaaagccactagaaagaaggctcagaaaaagaacaccaaaaagggtagcaattttgatttcaattatgttctggttgaatctaaggaggaggatgaagaaaataagaggattgatagtccggacaaagaaggggagggtaacccagttaaggacaatttggagaccgtgaataccactagtctgcataaggaggaaaaagggggtcaaagtgacattggtgacaaagatactattaaggcCTTTTGTGAGACCAtagctactatggtgaaggatattaacagtttgaaaattgatacacaggccatggcaagaattacagttggtgacaagcccttggcggagcatgttaaagagttagtagCCGTTCTacataatgcggaagctattgaatgtatggttggaaaaatcttagaaatggaaaaaaaggtcaatgagatgggagatagaaaggaaatggaaaacaaaatgaaatattttggcagcagaattgacaggcTGGAGCACAACGTCAagcagattgctgatcaaaatttccaaatcctcaaatcttcggtggacaacatgaacatctttatcaacaggttcaagaataatgcagagaaggatggtgataaagagcaggtgaataagaagggtcatgaaaggaggaccagagctaacactaAGAATAAGGacgacatcgaaggtcgtgagctggaggatatgaagacctcagcgaacaacatgaaacaaatggttgttcacgttgAGGAAATTCTAAATAGTATTTAGTTTCAGTTGCTAtccttggttctatctctttgctgtctttgtgctttccttttgctatctattttgagtttttaatgtaatgatgtgttaaGCTATTcccttccggtgggttcattttgtctttttgaagtgattagACACTTTTTTTATCAGTTCtattttcctggcttgtaaaaggttcgggtacctttcaaatacctgcttttacttaatcaaaacatttatTGAACGATTTAGTCAGAGAGAGACCTAAGGCTTTAGCTACATATGCGGGCATTACATTATCAAATGCTCCAGAGTCAATTATAAAATTCTTAAGCCTATGACCATTAATGAAAAGGGATACATAAAATGGTTTTGGCTTGATATTTGATAAAGTGGGAGCATTATGCTTAGTTTCTAATTTAAGGCCCAAGGTAGATGCGTTAGAATTGGTAGGTTGGTCTTTGCATAAGTTAGCCATAGTAGCTTCCAGTTTGACATAATTGACTAACCTATCTAACTCACTTGGGGTCATTTTTTAATATTTAGtaggagaaatttgaattttagaagaCACAAAACTCAAAAATATCAAAAGTACTATTGGTATTCCTACCTATAAGTTGTGCTATCAAAATCTTAGGAATACCTTATGTAGTTTTAGGTGGAGGGGCACTACTTGATTGTACAGGTTTGGATTTCTAGAAAGCTAATGTACCTTTTTGGTTTTTTCTTTGTTGACTCTTGGTGAGTACAATGCATGCAGGCTCATCCAAAGTTGTGAAAATATCACCTCCTTTTTTAGAATTAGATTTTTATTCCTAGTAGTGAATTATAGAGTCGTCATTGGTATCTGGAATATGTCATTCATCTACAACTTCTTCTATTTTCTCATTGTTAGCAActgtaatggtggaaaattagggttaaggttaaattaaaataataaaaccattaaatCTCCTAATTAACCATTGCATTGGGGAAGAgatgaatctaatagatctagccttgatagatCAAGATTCTAATTAGATTCCAGGATCCTTTGGTAAGGCTCTATCCTCCTTGAATTGAATTGTAGAAGATTAAGGGAAGAGAGTGAACTATTGAAGCAATCTGATAGAAACATTGAGCTACAGATGTTGTATGGAACCACCAACATGGAAATGAGaagaagaagatgttttggatctgTTCCTAGAAGATCGACTTGATTTTTTGAAGATCgggtagtatcaattcaccatggtcctatGAATTTCTCATCATCAAAAGATGAACATGTTCATCTCTACGAATTCTATCAATCCTCCCAAACACAACTATGTACCTATTCCTGCACACAGTGAAAAGggtaaatatgttgggaataggggtttgccttaggtcaaacctcgattttgtaattaaccatgaaattgaattgaaagattgcagtaaaatactttccttttgagggaaaggttgaaaatgaCTAAAACACTAAAGATATACTTGTAATGAAGTTTTGtttaacatagaacatgaattccATCTCTAATGCTTAATATTCACTTCACTTTTGCTGCAACATTCGATATAAAATAAATTGTTTGTTGACTTGAATGTAggatctcaattttttttttgagttgaTTACAAATTTAATTGgggttaaaatgagaggggtagacctccttttatacttgtagAAAATCTGATTAAAAATCTACAGTAGGCCAACATGAGGCTAGATTTCCCACTCATCAAAGGTCACCATTAGAGGGGGCCAATATGGGGCCAGATTAGGAGGCCCACAATGTATACACCTTTGTCCTAatttaggactagggcatggtatgTCCTGGTCCTAATTTGGGACTGGGGTGTGGTACATCCTGGTCCTACAAATCAAGACTCCAAACTAGGGATCAAGCTAGaaatttgatgaaaatgtgaggtaAACGAGTGGTGTGAGAAAATTCAATGTTGCAATTAGGCTTTGAAGGACAAAACACCAAAGTCAGGCCTAAGTAAGGAATTTGTtttaggtgagtacaatttaggattctACAACAACTATCTACATGTATTTTCTCATTTCAGGATAGGTGTTGCCATCATGATTGATCGTAAAGTGAATTCTGCACATATTACTTTTACTTGCTCCCAACGATGCTTCTATTGCTAACCTTTGTTGAGTTGGTGGAAGATGTAACTATCTATTTCCATTATTATTAGTAGGTTTATAGCCCAGATCTTATCTTGGAAGGTCTTGGTAAGGTTGTTGAAAATATTAGTCAACCTTAGGTAATTGTCTCTTCAATGCAATAATATCATTTGCAAGGCTGTGGATCATGGGACCCAAAGATGTAGTTGGATGAGGATTTCTGGATTGAATTTCCTTCTTTCATTTTCCTATAGTGATGAAATCATCCTCAACCTCTATAGCAGTATTCTAAGTTGTTGTTAAATTAGTTACCTTGGCTCATCTTATATGAGAACTTATATCAGGTGGCACGATGTTGATAAAGGAAGCACTTTTGGTTGTCTATGATCAACCTCTTGGATAATCTAATTTTATTCACAATTCTATTGAATTTACCTACAAACTCCCTCATAggctcatgaatctccttcttTATTTGAGTGAGTTGTGCTAATAATGAATGCTCATCTTCAACACTCTTGAATCTAGCCTCAAACTGAGTCTTCATTGAATTCTAAGAATTAATGGACGCAATTAGAAGATGATAAAACCATTTATCAATATCCTCAACCAATGATTCGACAAACaacttgaatgcaacatcttcatgttgcattctcaaaaatccACATGTAGAAAAAAAGGAGCAAGGTGTTCATCTATAACAATTTTCCATCTCCCATAAATTTTGGCAAATTTTTCCTTAAGCCTTTAGGCAGCTCATTTAGAATTTCTCTCAAATTAAGGGGACTTATTGTTTCTCCCCATGGTACCGGCTGAGCCATGGTTGGAAAGAGAACTACAGAAGTGGGAAGCTTTATGTCATGCAACAACAATTCTCAGAAAGTGGGTGATTGTAAAAACTTCTTAGCTAGAGGAGGGTGTCTACTCCTAGCCCTTCTCAaattcaaaatatgagaaaaattcGCCTCTTGTTATTCTTTGAAAATAGGATCAATCACTCCTCTACTATGTTCCCCTCTTGTAAACCTCTCGATTTCCAAGATGAGAAATCCTTTTATCTTtattgattttgttgttggtttaggTTTCTCCATTGTACTTGATTTGGATTTCCTTTGGGTTTTCTTTCAATGATTACCACAAGGAACCTCTGAATCACCCTTTCAAATATTGCAACTAGTTGTTttgctttttcttcttcctcttctaacACAATATTGACTCACATCTATTCAATGGTGTTCCTCCTATGTTATCAACAAGGGTGTTCAATTGTTAGACAATATCTTCTTGTTTTACATGAACCTAATCTAGACCAGGTTGAAGGATTGGAAACACATTTTCATGTGGAAGGGCCATCTTTGCTCATCATAGGAAACTAATCttaaaattattaattcattcCCCAACAGAGTCGACAAAAAATTGTTGGTTAACAAGATTGGTCTTTAGCAAATAAATTCTAATCAATACTTTATCCCCCCAAAAAGACCTAATCAGTCAAGCAATCATTGGGTAAACTAATTAATAGTTTCCTTATAAAGATACAACTCCCTTCTTAAGATCAattgaatttttaattttgaaatagatAAGGTGATATACTTTTGACCAGAAAGTAGTAAAGGAACTAACACCTACTCATCACCATGGAAGGGATGTGAACAACAAAGAACTGAATAAATCTTTTGAGGATAAATAACTTGTTTTCATAAGAATATTTTGTAGAAAATGATTTTGAATGCAATATTAACTCAATGATCAATAACCACACTCAGATACACTTCATAACATTCTAAGTTAAAACAGATTTATGAGGAAAGAAGATTACTCATGAGAATAATTGACACCACAAAGAGCAATAATATTCATTAAAATGAAATCAAagttttgttggaatcaatgaaaattgaggggggggggtgtgaatcaatgttttATATTTAGCAAACTTATCAATCTGATTCTTAAACCATCAGATGCATGATAGAGTAATCAATGTGcataaacataaaatgaacaactacacaaccataacaccaagatttttacgtggaaacccagaaagggaaaaaatacggtgggattgagtacccataatattattatactatggccagtagtaaaacaatattataaaggtggaatgcacttgcattcaggctcactacctagagctcactgctcaattacaaaaggggctacaacccagaggaaggctcactgccttacatgataatacaaaatgattacaatggtATTTAAACTAAATTATAACATCTAACTATTCCAAAATATAGTTCTAGCTAGGCTTTGATTGACTCCTACAACTGATTTGTCATTTTGCTTTATAAAACTACTCTGTCACATACCAGAGAAAGAAAATCTCCACCAAACTTACAAACTTGCTCACAAAGACTTCCTTCTCTCACCACACAcaccaaaatgatcaaccaaatcaatcttatatatctgcatcataaaaaaaatcatttactaAGTTGACTTCCAAAAACTGCaaaacacgcaacatgaaacacgTTCCACCAAGTCGGCTCAAGGCGATCACAAATCCAAATGCAGACCAAAAAAATGGTAAGATGCTTCCCATAAGTCAGCCTAAACATCTCAAACATGAAACTGATCACCAAAATCGTGCTAATAGATCCATAATACACATTACTCCAAAATAGCTCTGCCCTAATTGAATTACCAGATACCGAAGCcctaaacttgcacacaattcaacactGGGTATCAGGATCATGAAGTAATCTATCTCAAACCTTGAACTAATTGCCTTGATCAACGCAACCCAAAATaaatcaccaaaatcaagatgtgcaccatgatctcacGTTCTACCGgtaactgtgttccaccttccagacttatgcctgtGAGCAAAATGACTTCTAGTAAACTGATTCTATGTACACTGGATGTGATCTGCaaattgagttgccatcaatgacaacccctaagcaacTATCATGCATCAATCATCACCAGAACAACGTCTCTTgccaacaagctccccctttggcattgatggcaacactgtgaaaaatgaattgTACACTCAATACTGCAagactaaattttcaaaattttcaaactctCAAAGAATGTAAAAGAATATGCAAGCTCCCCCTAAtaatttacaccatttttcactatgatctctctccctttgacaacaatgccaaagataaatgatccaccaaaattgatatacaaaggTTTGTATAACTgttcacaaaaatttgaagatgtctgcaAAAACTGTCCCAAGGGACAACAAATTTTTATCCCATGCTTTCCTCAAGctctccaaaatgttgatcatCCCACTGAAAAGATAAGCGAGCATTTCAGTAACATTGGAATCTAGAGCATCCTTAGCATCTTGCATACTCCTCATTAAAGAATCTATCTGGGGAGTGATAAGGCTTCTTAACTCAAACACTCTACCCAAAACTATATCCTTTTCATGGTTTAGACTCTTGATTTTATTCAGTAAActcaaaacttggggttcaaaattgctagcCGGAGCAGATTGTGCTGCATATGACTATGATATACTTGCTAGCTGATCTTCACATTCCCTTATCTTCTTGTCAATGCCCATAGTAAATTtgggcaaaattagacatgacttttATATATTACCTCCATCAATTGCATCTTGAATATTCTTTAGTGCAGTAACTAGAATGACTctatcatcttcaaaaatgttttcatcCTCATAGCATTAAACCGATTCAAAACTTTAATATCTAttgccttctccaaagactcaaaatgagaaccaACAACACTTAACAAACCCTTGAGCTTATCGGAGGGATCAAATGTATCCAATTTGAAAGATGGGATAATCTTCTCCAATATATCCCCCACCAATGATATTAATTCCTTGTCTGCAGAATGAGACTTGAGAAGGTCCTCACTGGATTTGGCTTGAGCTAGAGTTGCCAATTTAAGTTATTGAATGGGAGATAAGGAACTCAAGTCAATCGGCCCTTAACCAAAATCATTTGGATCAATAACAACTTGTTTCCCTTTAACAACACCAATGTCTCTTGCCACTGTTGTTAGAGCCCGATCTTCTttctcctctcctttctccttatcTACAACTTCTGCACTCTTACCTTTTCCATCTTTCTCACCATCACCCTTATCCTTTTCCACATCCAATATCTCCTCAACTAGTTTTTTTGAGACAACTCCTATAACAGGAGGATCATGTACAACATCACCAGAGGTATCATTTGCTCCATCAACATTTTCAACCCAAGTTTGCTTATTAGACCGTCCTTCTGAATTTACATCAACTCTTTGATCTATAAAAAATGTCTCAAAATTGTTTCAGTCTCCTTTATCACCTCATCTTTCTTCCCTACCATAAGCTTAttcaccctcttcttcttcagaATCTATCCTTGGCAAGCTTCAATAATCTGATAACCTCATCTCTAGAAATAATAGAAGATATATTTACTAGcacatattcttttattttctcatcctCTTGACTAGCTGTAAACCTTCTTGGATCCTAAATGTAATATAGACTTTTAGGGATCATTGATGCAAGTTCTATTAATGTCTTACTATATACATCCATATATTATACAATTGCTTATTCAATTTCCCTTTGATCCTTATCATCAAAATTTTTATAATACATAGATAAATTATTCAGATTCCCAtccttaagaatttcatcaaaACTCCTTCAAAGTCAATGGGAGCACTATTTCAAATGTTCCTTCAATCTTATCGGATTTCAGAGCGGTATCAATCTCAGATTTTTGCTTCTTGATAGCCTTGGCCTTACTAGATGATTCACTTTCTACTCTTGGCTTCTTGGATGGTTGTCCTCCACCAGATTGTGGTTTCATCATCACTCTTGCATAGGTGGCTATCTTTTTCACCTCTCTTACTGCTTCATCAGACTCCGTCTCCATGTCCTCAACAGTAGTAGCAACATATACTCTTTGAGGtttctcctttttcctcttcttttccccatcggttgatgatgtagattgtGATTTGGGTGGAGGAATGGGCTTCTACATACCAGAAGTAGGTGTAGACTGAGACTGTTTTGGTTTGGCCTACTTTAGAGGGGTGGAAACAGGTTTAGTCTTCTTTGGATTTGCCATGTCTTCTTCCTTCAGAATTTTTTGTTCTCTTTCCCTTTGTACAACCTCCTTGGATATACCCATCTGTTCTGCCAACTCCTCTACCTCTTTCTTGACTTTCCTCTTCCTAGCAAGTTCGGTAAACTTTTTGTGTAAATCAAGGTCTTTTTCCTGACAAGTACCTCTCCTCTCCTCCTTGTCATCTATCAGTTGAAtcaacaaatgttgagcatatgcatcaagtgtgacAACATCCACTTCAAAACCCATGGGTATGATCCACAGTTCTCGGCTCAACTACCTCCATATGACATTGGTCCTTGTCAATCATGAAACAgatagttttctcatacttctctacaGTCtgtttagggatcctttccctattaTTCATTGATTcatgaaaggatttgaagtatccccacaaGGCGGATTTTTGAGCAACAGTATCACCTAATCCCTGCAATCCTTCCTTGATCTGAACTACCACCAGTTTATCATATCCCCATCGAATCTTTCCAATACCAGGGATCTCATTTAGGAAATATAAAGCCAAGAAAACTACCAAGGAACCAAAATTGAATACATATTTCTTGTCCTGCTtaatcttctttaggttccttaataACTCACTAAAAAGTACTAAACAAAGATCATACCTCTTGCCTTCCTTCAACATCTCATAAGCTACAAATATAGCCATGCCAGATACAAAATTATGCCCGCTtgattgatatacc contains these protein-coding regions:
- the LOC131063249 gene encoding uncharacterized protein LOC131063249, which codes for MGFEVDVVTLDAYAQHLLIQLIDDKEERRGTCQEKDLDLHKKFTELARKRKVKKEVEELAEQMGISKEVVQREREQKILKEEDMKPIPPPKSQSTSSTDGEKKRKKEKPQRVYVATTVEDMETESDEAVREVKKIATYARVMMKPQSGGGQPSKKPRVESESSNQRVDVNSEGRSNKQTWVENVDGANDTSGDVVHDPPVIGVVSKKLVEEILDVEKDKGDGEKDGKGKSAEVVDKEKGEEKEDRALTTVARDIGVVKGKQENKRLSASLGKGKRKLEEGEPSKEELIQSKKSKSASGMKTQEDKNNTEDTEKDGSEMETDESGGEESWKDEDVGAEEDEAEDVSDQDSPIHSASLGNVNNQPMVEKDDKVNEEKDMDSEMEKNKEPEKETAKDSLSKDKEGPGEGLFLDNLKNLTEARLGFDRWTYEFLKNLEKNGKQMDNLEEISKVLESSSSPKLVMDLDIDEDAIETGIRESTLGGVAKRTRVWLVVAGFLGLFRWFFLVAMLVFSSCYDSFSYDWRS